A genome region from Geminicoccus roseus DSM 18922 includes the following:
- a CDS encoding 3-hydroxyacyl-CoA dehydrogenase — protein MGEKVAIVGCGLVGRGWAVAFARGGWDVAMWDPVEGAAAKSLDLARTIADDLHAAGLLLGQDPATVLARISTTDDLAAALDGAAWMQESAPEKLDVKRQLWKDLDRLAAPSTILGSSTSAMVPSLFTEGLAGGGRCLVSHPLNPPHLIPCVELVPAPWTTPETMKRAEQVMNAIGQKPVVMGREIDGFVVNRLQGALMEEGFRLVADGFAGPEDVDAAVKHGLALRWSFMGPFETIDLNAPGGIADYIARFQHMYRDMHEAQKRRVDWEAPEVLKKVLDDRRARLPLDKLAERTRWRDRRLMALLRQKQNSSKEIGD, from the coding sequence ATGGGCGAGAAGGTAGCGATCGTCGGCTGCGGGCTGGTCGGTCGGGGTTGGGCGGTGGCGTTCGCCCGCGGCGGCTGGGACGTGGCGATGTGGGACCCGGTCGAGGGGGCGGCCGCCAAGAGCCTGGATCTCGCCCGCACCATCGCGGACGACCTGCACGCGGCCGGCCTGCTGCTGGGCCAGGACCCGGCCACCGTGCTGGCGCGGATCTCCACCACGGACGACCTGGCGGCCGCCCTGGACGGCGCTGCCTGGATGCAGGAAAGCGCGCCTGAGAAGCTGGACGTCAAGCGCCAGCTCTGGAAGGACCTCGACCGGCTGGCGGCCCCCTCCACCATCCTGGGCAGCTCCACCTCGGCCATGGTGCCGTCTTTGTTCACCGAGGGCCTGGCCGGCGGCGGCCGCTGCCTGGTCTCCCACCCGCTGAACCCGCCGCACCTGATCCCTTGCGTCGAGCTGGTCCCGGCCCCCTGGACCACGCCGGAGACCATGAAGCGCGCCGAACAGGTCATGAACGCGATCGGCCAGAAGCCGGTGGTGATGGGCCGCGAGATCGACGGCTTCGTGGTCAACCGCCTGCAGGGCGCGCTTATGGAGGAAGGCTTCCGCCTGGTCGCCGACGGCTTCGCCGGCCCGGAGGACGTGGACGCCGCGGTCAAGCACGGCCTGGCGCTGCGCTGGTCGTTCATGGGCCCGTTCGAGACCATCGACCTGAACGCGCCGGGCGGCATTGCCGACTACATCGCCCGCTTCCAGCACATGTACCGCGATATGCACGAGGCGCAAAAACGCCGGGTCGACTGGGAAGCGCCCGAGGTCCTGAAGAAAGTGCTGGACGACCGCCGCGCCCGCCTGCCGCTGGACAAGCTGGCCGAGCGCACCCGCTGGCGCGA